The following is a genomic window from Anas acuta chromosome 3, bAnaAcu1.1, whole genome shotgun sequence.
ATCTCTTTGCCAGTTTACTTGCTAGCTTAAAATCACATGGCTTATCAGCTTCTCAGCATGCTGAGTAGGCTAGGTTCAACCAGCCCAGCATAGAAACTCAGAAATAACTGTAATTTGGCATTTGCTTCCTCCTTTCCATGGCCATGTATATGTATCCACCTTGGGTTTTAAATAATTATGCTGCAATATGTATGACACAGTAGCAGGAAGCAGTGTCTATCACCATCAAGGGCTGGCTGGAGCCTTTACTTAAGCCCAAATGTACCTTTTGTCCCTCTGTTTGGCATATGGTTTTGCTAGGACAAGGTCCCATGCACCCATAATTGAGAGGAGGGTGAGCAACTTGAGCCTAGGCACCTTACCAGAAGGCCAAACGTGACTTTAGCTGCATTGTGGACAGGCTAGTCATACCATGGCCTGACTAATCCATTGCCACATGTCCCCTGTAGTGCTGTCCTGGGCTGATGTTGAATGCACAGATGATTTGTAGGCAGACTTGGCTCCTGCCATACAGAGTCCTGGATCCTTTGGTTGGCTCTCCATCAATGTGGATGCAGATCTTAGGACTAGGATATAGTAGCCTGGGGGAAGGGGATGGTCAAGTATCTTTTTCCACAGTAGGTTTTCTTCCAGTGTCACTTCATTGTGTCCTACACTCAACTGTACCTGAATAAAATTAGTGGAGTTACAGTAAAAAGAAAGGTGTAAGAAATGTCAAAATCAGACTGAGACAGTAGGGTTGCTTATGCTTCACACCACAATGAATGAAAGCAACTTCTCCCCCAGTGTACATCACCATATCTCCACAGTCACTGAAGGTATTTAGATCCACATAGGGCGGTCTGGCCCTGGGTATCCTTCACTGAAGTTAATGATTGCCTGTTCCTTTCCATGTCTTTCATCCAGGATGAAATTTGAAGACTTCAAAGTGCATTTTGATAAAGTTGAGATCTGCAACCTGACTCCAGATGCCCTGGAAGACAGCACTGCCCACAAGTGGGAGGTGACCATCCATGAGGGGAGCTGGGTCCGGGGGTCTACTGCAGGAGGATGCAGAAACTTTATAGGTAAGTAGATGCAGCTTTGAAAGTGAGAAGCAGGCACAGAAGTCCTTACCCAccctcaggcacctctcctatTAACCCATAGCCAGGATTGTGGATGCAGGTCAGGCCAGCTGAGTCTCAGCTAGTAGGAACCAGCCAAAGGTACAAATACAGTCCAACTTGAGGCTTTCTTCTTCCACAAGTCTGTTGGATCTGATTTGTCTCTCACTTACATTTGCATGAGCAGGACTGGCTCCAAATAAACCACTTAAAATGCAGCAGTAAGtgtaaaatgagacaaaaacCCAGCTCAGACAGCATGTTTATGTGGCTCTGAAGTAGCATCAAGGATCTGAATTGTGTTACTCCACATTGGCACCAGCACTATGGAATCATTGTAGCTATGTATTTTGAACAAAATTCCATCTGACAGCTTTATTAAAACCATGGTAACTTAATAAAATATCGGGCCCAAAATCTTTTCTACACCTAACACCATGAAGAACTTTGGGATTCAGCtaattttctgcagagctgagtGGAAAGAAGCATGACaactaatggaaaaaataaatttgagcaAAACCTCAGCTTAATTGTCCTTtttgtctactttttttttttttttagtagtagtAGTGGTGGTATTATTATGAGGCAAGAAATGCTCTGGTGTTCTTTACATTGGCAGACACTTTCTGGACAAATCCACAAATCAAGATGCATTTGACAGAGACAGATGATGGGCAAGATGATTGCACATTCATTGCAGCGCTGATGCAAAAGGATCGCCGCAAACTCAGGAAGTTTGGAGCTGAAATGCTAAGTATCGGCTACTCTATTTACGAGGTACTCTATTGCTCTTGCAATGTGTGCAGTAGCCACCCCATCAATATTACCATCTTTCTCTGGATTTGTAGTACTGCCAGTCATCAGATATTTTTAGGGCCCTTGCTCTTAAAATGCTCTTCTGAGTTACATCAAGCCCCACGGAGAATTTTGACTTGGTTAGGATGGAGTCCTTTCATAGGAGGATTTAGGAGTCCCATGGGTAACCAGGACAAACTCCTCAGCCCCATGACTGTGTTGTCCCCTGCCTGGATTGCAGAGAGGGAATGTTGCTTCTTATGAGTCTCGTGGGGCTCATCACACAGAGTGGTTCCTGTCCCTGTGTGAGGTTGGAATTGGAAAATCTTCTGAGGCGCTTTCTCCATGCAGAAGTCAACTGTGAGGTCTCATCACTCTGTGACATGCCACCTAGGATTGTGATATTTAATAGCAGAGAATGTTTAAGCAGGAAGGAAGTGTCCTAGTGTCCTCTTAGAGTGTCCTCTTAGACTGTCTTCAGGGTGAGAGAGAAACCCTGGTAACAGGTTCTTGCTGTAAAGCAGGAGCTAGATTGCTGCAAGTGCTTGGGTGAGGGTGTGACAGTCAGCACTGCAGCTGGATGTCAGGCTTGTGCCAGGGAGAGTTTGGGTCTGTGACTGGAAAGAGGGCAGGGGTAGGCCTCAGTACACCACAGCCAGTGCAATGCTGCCTTCGATCCCCTCTAGAGCCCCGGTGGAGATGGACACCTGAACAAAGACTTCTTCAGGTACCACGCCTCCAAGGCCAGGAGCAAAACCTACATCAATTTAAGGGAAGTATCCAACAGGTTCAAGCTGCCGCCAGGTGACTACATCCTTGTTCCAACCACATTTGAGCCACACCAGGAGGCAGACTTCTGCCTGAGGATCTTCTCAGAGAAGAAGGCCATCACTGAGTAAGTCAGCAGCAAGCACAGGACCCTCTGGTGCTCTCCTCTGCATGGGGCTGCCAAATCCTGGAAAGGGTCTGGCTGCCAGCTGTCCAGCCCTACAGCAGAGTCTTGGGGTGGGAAGATCctgcttttttccctctctggaATTTTTATGTGCTTagtaaggagaaaaaggaaatgtctgaaaatgagattttggtTTGCAGTGTGCCCTCCTGTGCCTCACACCTCCTGTGTGAGGTTGAGTTGGGTGAAGGCTTGTTTGCCTTCATagtggttagaaaaaaaatctgtctgcagATGCATTTGCCCGTTTTTGCTAAATCTGGCTTTTTTTGGAGAGGAGTTTAGGAGGTAGAGAAATCGGGGCCCTGGTGAATCCACTGGAAGCTTACAGGGAAGAATTGCTAGCTGCCTGCTACTCAGCTTGTTCAGTAATCTGTGAGTGCAACAGTGCTTCCTTACAAAGTCTGTTCACATAtcaattttgtattaaaaattgaGGAAGAAGTGTGCATAACGAATACAGAATGAGATTAATTCTTTAGCAGACAGCACACAGAGGGACTGTGCCCTCACAGAGTCCTGCTTAAAGTATGTTTTAATGGCTTATGCcaaaatttaaataaagcaaaaatctgTTTGATGAATTTCACCCAAATGTAATCAGTTCagtaaaaaaatgcagttttatctTTCGCCTCTGGAAAATGTTAATGAGCAACTTGGTGCCCTTTCCACACCAAGCAGATATTGAACATCTTCAGATATtgaatgtggttttgttttccccagggATCTAGATGAAAACGTTGCCATTGATCTCCCTGAGGTAAGTCTACAGAGTTAAAATAGCAAGAGGAGAGCTCAGCAGAAGCCAGCACACACTGCTTTTACTGTCTTTGGCTAAAACATGTTCATTTCACAGGAATGCTCCACAATTGCCAGCTTTGTGTGAGTGACTGAAACATTCAGTTCTGCTGAATATGGTAAAAGAGCTGTAACAATCAAAATCACAATCGTTatgcttctgcagctgcttcaaGGCAGTCAGAGTCAGACAGCACCAGAAGCTGGTCTCAGCCACCACAGGTGCACCGAAAGTACCCCACTTAGCACTGGGGAGGCAGATGGCCTTTCGTAGCTATTAAAATTCCATTTATTGTGAAAAAATAAGGAGCAAGAGTATTTCCACAGGCTTGCATTTGTCTTACATACAAACCTAGAAATATCCTCATGGTTTGGGAAGGAAGGCTTGATACGTGTGTACCTAGTGAAATTCTTTTTGTTCCTGGATGACCTGGCCTGCCTGCTGAGTACTAATTGCAGCTGAATCTGAGTCAGCTCCCATTTAAATGTATTCCTGCACATAATCTGTTGATTGTAGTGTGAATTCCCATGGAAACAAGCTAAATCATAATCCCATGAGTCCCTCTTTATTAAAATCCTTCTCCAGGGACCAGCTAGCAACTGAACATCTCCATTTCTAGGATCTCAGGGCCATGTTCAGGGTCAAAGTAAATCTGTATGGTGTCATTAAGGGACTGCATCTGAACTTGACTAGTAGAAAGAGATGAACATGGATATGGTCAAAAAATAAGTGTAAATGGCCAAGCAGTGTCACCAGGGTGACAGTACACTAAATGTCACCTGTATTACATCTTCTGTTGGTAGAGAAAACAAAGCTTAATTCTTTGCATTCTGTGCTGTTCTGTTAGTTGCCTTCTTTTCCCCAGTTTTCTGGCACAAGAACTGCTCTCTGTTTGCATGGTCACCCCAGCTATAGCAATGGCCCTACGTGGTGGCATCTCTCATCAGTGTAGACTGAGGCCTGGGCTCCACACCCCTGCACCAGCACTGAGGCTCTCAGCTGGCTCAAAGTGCTCCCAGGCATGGGTTGACTCTGTGGAGAGCACCAAATCACAGCCAGTTCCAGCTGCTGCCATCAAGAGAGGCCAGAGGCCCCTGGATGATGCTTCTGGGAAGAGCTTCATTGGGCTGGGTTGTTCAAGGACTTTGGAAGCAGAGTGGTTCAGGGGTGAAGTGAGAGGAGAGGCATTTTCCAGGACAGGTGCCCTTATTTTTGAGATAGCCAAAGCAGTGGTACACTGTGCAATTCCCCAGGCAAAGGAAATGAAGGGTGAGAATCCCCTCAGGAAGCTTGGTGCTTGGGAGGCCTGAGGTCTGCAGTCAAAGCATAACAATGTTCCAGAGGTACAATACTATTGTAAGGTATACTGTGCTCCCCTAATGCAAAGTGGAGCTGTGTGCAGGAGAATCATGTTTTACAATTCTTATAAATGTCTTCCTATGGTTGATGTTGCAGCCTCCAAACCCAAGTCCACAAGCAACTGAagaaactgaggaagaaaaacagttccGGGCACTGTTTGAGAAGATCTCAGGAGAGGTGAGCGCAAAACCCTCGTAGGTCATAACACGTAGACAGTAGGAGAGAATTCTACTCCTACTTGGGGCCAGGTAGAgcaaaaatgctgtattttgggGGGCAGTAAGCTTAGTTGCAGTGTGCTGTTTAGGCAACAGATGTCACCATGCCTTATATCTAGATGGAAAAGGGCACAGTCCCAACTGAGCAAACCAGAGGACCAAAGCTAGAATTCAAGCCTGAGGGAGCCGACCTAGTTCTGTGTCCAgctgcatttatatttttcttcaaatcaaTGGTTCCATCTTGAGATTGCTTTCAGACAGCCTTCGGCACAGCAGCACTCCAATATTTTGCtagctgtttgctttttatccttttctgGGTTCTGTATGATTCTCTTTTCCTGAGATGCAGCAACGTACAGATGGGtgatgtttgtgttttctgaggttttTGGTATGTCTGATTCCAGAAACACTCAAGTAACAgatgctgctctttttttcttcttctttttttttttttcttttttttaatttaggacATGGAGGTATCCGCAGAAGAACTTGAATATGTTCTGAATGCAGTATTAAAAAACAGTAAGTGCTGATAACGTCTGTACTGTTTCAGTGGCATGCAGCAAAGGGCTGTGAAGAACTTTATAAAAGCTGCCATTAAGCTCACTTACAAATGTGAAAGTAAAGGCTGTGTTAAAAATCTTACCTGGTGGCCTCCAGCcagccagggcagagctgggtaGGCATATTGTCCATGATCTAACTTCAACTGTGTCCTGCCTCCAGCATGATCCATGTCAGTTCAATGAAGCCGATTCTACATTGCACtactgctctgctctggtgaaaCAGGGAGTGGGACTAATTAGATCCGGATGTGGCTCACGGCTCTGCTCACTACAGGTCCTCCCACAATGAGGTCTACGAGTCTGCTATCTATACTTATAAAGTCCTATTTTCTGCTATGGATTTACAAACAGCAGATTTGCCCAATGACTTCTGTCTTATTGTTGTccttttgcagaaaaggacaTCAAATTCAAGAAGTTAAGTCTCATCTCATGCCGAAACATCATTTCTCTTATGGATGTATCCTTTCAAATAAGTACTTGTGAAGCTAAACAGATACTGAATATAATTGTTCATAGCAGAACATTATGTATATTGGAAATGGGTGGGGTTATGTCCTGGAAGAACACtgtccacaggaaaaaaaagtgtgaaagtTGTATCCTTATTTTTACTTAAGAAATTTAGTGTTAGGAGCTTCAAGACAGACAATTTTCTACTGCAGACTTCAGAGGGAGATGCTTTAATCTAAGCACTTGTAAATCTCAATTATTTACATATAGGACAGTGCATTTTTCAAGCtgtgatttatttgaaaaagatcTGGAAGAGAGAACCCCAAACTGTTGTCTGAAGAGTAGACTTCACCAGAGAGAGGGGTGCATTCAAGTTTTGGGTCAGAAAATTAAGAATGAACAGATTGGTGAAAATTACTGGTATCAAACCTGTGGGTTTTTTTACAGCCAgacaaaaatctggaaaatctGGTCTTTCATCTAGATCCTGGAACCCCAGGAAGCAGACATGTGGGTGAGATTTGTCTGTCCAAATTTAGGCATTTGTGGTGTAGGTGTATACATCTAAGCTAGCTTTCTAGACTTCCTTTGTAGATAATGAAAAGGATGGTGTAATTATGCTTGTTCTCAATGTGCCTAACTGTGAGGGAAGCTAAATGATGGCCCAGACACTAGGTGAGATGAACCACAGCCCTGGTACTTCTCCACCAGACTCATCCTTTGCAATGTTCTGGTGTTGAATTTAGTATGGCTTCTCTTCAGGTAGAGCTGGTTTTGGCAGTATGCTTTtctgatagctttttttttttccacacgtgaaacaaaacaaagactgTATCAATCCTGACAAGACAAGTATCTAAcacttgtttcttgttttgcttgAAACAAGCTAAGCTTGTTAAGCTAAGAAGTTTTTATCTTATCCTTTTGTTGTTCCAGTCCATGGCAAAGGTATCATGCTCTCAAACAACTTCTAACACAAAactaaaacagacaaaaagacaaaactgtATTCTGGTAAAGCCATGTCTGTAATGTTAAAATTCAGTGCAAATCGGTCACTGTCCATATCCAATGAGAAACAGAGGACTGGTCCCATATTTTCTCCCTCAGCAACCAAGCTTCAGTAGGGAGCTGGTCCATGTTCACATCTCATCCTTACATGGTATTGGAACAGGGCCAGGGTCTACACTTGACCCCGGAGCATAACAGCAATCCTAGGTTTACTATTTAGGATATAACCAAATAGTTTCCATGATTTGCAATGCTTTCAGGGAAATCTCTGCATAGTTTTGAATTAGTGGGGAGACATCTCTTCATCTGCTTTGGAAGCATGAGGAATGCAGACAGAACCATCCCACTCTGAATGTGGCATTTAGAGCACAATGGAGGAGCAAAATGACACAAATGGAAGCCTGAGCTGATGCTGGCAAGTCACCTCCACGTCACATGCCACCAAATTCCCTGGTTGTAGTCACCATGTGGCGGTGGGGATTGGGGTGAAGTATTGACATGAGAACCAGAAAGAAGAACCTGTCTGGCTATAAAGACAGACTTCTTGTAGGAATGGTCATGTCCTTGGAATCTGTGAGTGCCCTCAGTAATATCGCCAGTATAGGTGCTTAAATAACAGCATGCTATTAAAAAATGGTGGGCTATTAAATAATGGTGGGCACGTGTTGGCCTTTGTGAACAATTGCTGAGCTAGTGTCCATGGGAGAGAGGGCTTTGTCTTGAAAAGTAAGATGTAAAGGGGAAGGAGAATGCAAACTTGGGGGACATCAGTAGCTCAGCACAATAAGTATTAAGACCCTCACACATCAGGAAGAGGGAAGTTCAGGCACATCTAATCACCACCTCTCAACACTACTATACAGATGATTATTGCAGACTTTAAAGCCCAGATTTTGCTAGCCTTACCACACAACTCCCATTAATCTTTGGTAGAGACATTGCAGTAGAGCCTGGTCTCTAGAAAACAATACTGAATAACACATTGGTTGACTAACTCATTCGAGTACAGTAGCAATTTGTTTTAATCAGGTAATTTAATTCTCTGAATCATTTATGTGCTATTTACATCTAAAGCTGTTCTCGCCTTAGAACAATCTGTCTTTCTTACTTGCATGGAGctcagctgtgtttttgtgtCACATAATGTTCCCCAAGTATCACAGCCACAGTCATGAGCTGCACCTCATGAGAAATCCCAATATCATGCTCAACAGCACCGTAGGCCTGCCGGCCAACGTAATGTTATATGTTTAAAGGGATAGCAATGTTAAATTCACTCAGAATTTGGCTCTTTATGTAACAAGTCATTTTCCTTAATTCAAATTACTAGACCAGCGGCAATGGGACTCTGGAATTCAGTGAGTTCAAAGTTTTCtgggaaaaactgaagaaatggaTAGTAGGTGACATTATGCATTCAATTTGGTTCTCCATTTTACTAGCTATATCTTGTGTAGTTTATTATGTTTATGCAGACAAAAATAGAGACAGGAGTGTTTGCAAGCCACaattttttacttaaaacaaaagttttaaaagtatGGGGGCTTGTTTTGGATCTTCAAAGGCATTCTTAGCTTTCCATGATGCTAAACCTTAATGGTTTTCTGGAAATAACAGAGATTTTTGTAAGGAAATCAACTACGTTTGGGACAAAGAATGTAATGGACACTAACAAGGAAgccaataaaaatgaaacttaaGGAGTTTCTGTTACTGTtgcacagaagaagaaatgatgATTCATGACTAGTAGGAAACAATCATTTCATAAGTCACTGCATTGCCGTTATCGATCTCTCAGTAGACAACAGTACTGAAGTCTGGGAAAGTTGATTctaattttaaacacatttccCTGCCACTGTATATGGCAGTAAAAACAAGCAGACTTTCAGAATCAGGGCACAGACTGAATATTCAAATAAAGACATCATAATTGTTTCCTCATGGTCATTAAtagtttttttctgaattcatgCTTCACccaagcatttaaaatatgcagttCTCTGCTTCTTGTCTATCCCATCAGAAATGACATATACTTTTTCTGGGTCCTAATGTCATATCTCTTTTATCAAAAGATGCATTGTTCTTGAACAAGGAGACTTGAGAAATCCTTGTCTTCTGTAAGAAGATTTGCACATATATCTGATGGAAAAATTTAAGCTGGATGTGACAACAGCTCAATTTAACCCATATTCCAAGGGCGAATCGTGTTTGTCATCTCATTAAAACAAAGGAATTTAACTCCagtttaataattatttaatattaggTCAAAATTCAAACCAGTTGTACCAGACCTCTCAGCTGCAGAATGAATGTTTAGATCCTTTATACCTAGAAGCAAATGAGTAAGGGACAATCTCGACTTCATCTTACACAATTTTTTTCTAGCCTTCAGGATCatacagaaaaacatgaaaagagatTAAGAGAATGCCTCAGGAGAGAGAAGCTAGAAGACAAATAAAAGTATATCCTTCccaaataaaattactttttaaaaaatcatggaATTTTTTATGAAGAGCAACTCGTTATATCAGAAAGATTGGGTTTGGCAGTACTTGTTTCAATTTCACAACAGCCTATTCATATGACAGAGAATTGGGACCCAAATTGCTCCTCAGTTACAAAATCAGAATGGATCTAGACCATGGATCTTGTCGGCTTTCTTAAGTGCTTTGTGCCACACTGTTAGAGATAAACACCTTGCTTTTGTGTGTCATATCTGTGCTCCTTTCATGTGGAAATACTGAACTTTCCATCTGCTCTTTTCATAACAGAATATCTTTCTCCTGTTTGACTCTGATAAATCTGGCTCCATGTCCTCCTATGAGCTCCGCAGTGCTCTCAAAGCTGCAGGTAAGACAAGccctacttttttattttgggaaaCCTGTTGGACAGATCTGCTGTAGGCAAAGAAGTATGCAAGCAATTACACCATCTGGGTGCGCCCTAACTGGGAGGAGGGATACACCACAGAGAGGACCTTGGGACCTAGAGGGAAAATTGAAAGGACTTCTGGCAAAGCCTCTTTCCAAAGGTGCAGAGAGGTGTAGGTAGGACCAGGTTTCCCTTTGGTTAAAACACTTTCTCAGCCAACCTTAGCTTTCTTTGTGCCCACAAGGGTTTGAAGCAGCATGGCCaacctggggctgggagcagcaagTGAGGGGCTGATGGGCGAAGAGTCTTGCCCAGTCATCCTGGTGGGGCTCACCATCCCAATGCAGAGCACCCCATGGTCCTTGGGCCATGGCACTTCCAAGGAGAAGTGGCAACAGTGATTTCTGTTCCTTAGGCTGTCTTGGAGAGGAAGTGGGTTATTTTTAGGAATTACTTTTGGGAGTGTGTCTGTGTGGGCTGCCACTGGCCCTTTCATCTAATTATCGCAACACATGCAGGATTGGAccctaaaacaaaacatttcagagccCAGGTCCACTTGAGGATTTGAGGAGCTGCAGGTAACCTGTTTGTTACAAAGAGTAATCAGTGGGTTTCTATTTCAtcacaaagtatttttattaaagcgCGTAGTTTTGCAGAAATCCCTTCACATTTTAAGGAGTCTCTCATATGCAGTGACCGCAAAATTTGTGGTTCATATATACTTATTCATTCGAAGCTTTAAAAACTTTGCAGTCAGATCACTTTCTGTGTGGATGTGTGCCATAGCACATTCTCCCATTAACTGATTTTCAAGATTAGTTAGTAGAGATTTGCAGATTCCATCCTGGCCTATGAGGCTGCTCAATTTtcctatgtgtgtgtgttttggaagGATATCAACTCAACAACTACCTGTTGCAGCTGATTGTCCTACGGTACTCTGATGAACAGTTCCAGATTGAATTTGATGATTTTCTGAACTGCTTGATTCGCTTAGAGAATGCAAGTCGTGAGTATCTTCTTCCTCTgggatttcttcctttttggaaaaaaaaatataaatccaaTTTCTGCTGTCACCAAGCATATTGCATAACATCTGAGATCAGGTGTGTAGATTGAAAGGCTAACAGAATGGAATTGTGTTTAGCATTTGCTTTTAGAATAGCTTTTCCcctgtaaatgaaaaatgttctgttACTGACGGAAAATTTCCCCATGTGAATAAAGCCTGCTTCAAAAACTCCACAGTGATGCAGAAGGCATGTGAAGAATGTTGGCAAGGTCCTTGTTGTAGCCTTTCTTGTGGCTCACCCATCAGAGCAATGGTGCCCAGACAGCTTGTAGCTAAATCTCATTTGTAAAAATGTGGAGCTGTTGTGTGTCCTACTGGGTCGAGCCCCTAGACTCCCCAGTACTCACACTCACTATCACCATTTCCCTCAATTCCTGCTGAACTAGCTGAAGATATGGTTCCCTGTATCCCTTCTGGTTCCCATCAAGGCACCCTAGGATCAGTTCATTTGCACGCAGGGTCTCCCTTGTTGCAGAGCAGAAGTAGTAGAGACAGGTAAAATGTCTGAAGAGATCATCAGTGTGGCTTCAACCTCAAACTCAACTCAACTCGATGAAAATCACAATCAACTTTCCtgtgtgata
Proteins encoded in this region:
- the CAPN9 gene encoding calpain-9, translated to MPYLLRDSKPRPPPLPREARATHSSGKAYKELKQECLRRGSLFEDPDFPASDASLFFSEKPPVPFIWKRPGFWQHNEWLDVVIDDRLPTFKGRLVFLHSAEHNEFWSALLEKAYAKLNGSYEALKGGSTIEAMEDFTGGVGEMYEVKTAPDNFYEILEKALKRCSMVGCSIDTSSAAESEAKTPFGLIKGHAYSVTGIDEVSYRGQKVRLIRIRNPWGQVEWNGPWSDNSLEWRLVSPSEQKRLSQTALDDGEFWMKFEDFKVHFDKVEICNLTPDALEDSTAHKWEVTIHEGSWVRGSTAGGCRNFIDTFWTNPQIKMHLTETDDGQDDCTFIAALMQKDRRKLRKFGAEMLSIGYSIYESPGGDGHLNKDFFRYHASKARSKTYINLREVSNRFKLPPGDYILVPTTFEPHQEADFCLRIFSEKKAITEDLDENVAIDLPEPPNPSPQATEETEEEKQFRALFEKISGEDMEVSAEELEYVLNAVLKNKKDIKFKKLSLISCRNIISLMDTSGNGTLEFSEFKVFWEKLKKWINIFLLFDSDKSGSMSSYELRSALKAAGYQLNNYLLQLIVLRYSDEQFQIEFDDFLNCLIRLENASRVFQALSVKNKEFINLNIGEFINLAMNI